From Vicinamibacterales bacterium, a single genomic window includes:
- a CDS encoding lytic murein transglycosylase: MTTLKLLLAFALALQAAVPSPPEGRPEFPAFVAQLKEQALAKGVSAATVEAALTGLEPLEVVVERDRTQAETVLTVDQYIERRLTRRFVRTAREQATAHRKLLAQVSRKYGPPTSLLIAVWGMESNFGRFTGTRPTVQALATLAWDGRRGAFFTSELMDALQIIDQGHISLAEMKGSWAGAMGQTQFMPSSYLAHAQDFDGDGRRDIWKALPDVFASIASYMKAYGWTERQAWGREVKLPAGGADRLIDTVGLRQSGCRASRELTVPVPLNRWQQLGVRTVTGAALPKVDRSASLLRAGKKSYLVYSNYDVLLGYNCAHAYALAVGLLADRIGG, from the coding sequence GTGACGACCCTGAAGCTGTTGCTGGCCTTCGCCCTCGCACTGCAGGCCGCCGTGCCGTCGCCCCCGGAAGGACGGCCGGAGTTTCCGGCGTTTGTCGCGCAACTGAAAGAGCAGGCGCTCGCGAAAGGCGTGAGCGCCGCGACCGTGGAGGCCGCCCTGACCGGCCTCGAGCCGCTCGAAGTGGTGGTCGAGCGCGACCGCACCCAGGCCGAAACCGTCCTGACCGTTGATCAATACATCGAGCGCCGGCTCACGCGCCGCTTCGTGCGCACCGCCCGCGAGCAGGCCACGGCCCACCGCAAGCTGCTCGCGCAAGTCAGCAGGAAGTACGGCCCGCCCACTTCGCTGCTCATCGCCGTGTGGGGCATGGAGTCGAATTTCGGCCGGTTCACCGGCACCCGGCCCACCGTGCAGGCGCTGGCCACTCTGGCATGGGATGGGCGTCGCGGCGCCTTCTTCACGTCCGAGCTGATGGACGCGCTCCAGATCATCGACCAGGGCCACATCAGCCTCGCCGAAATGAAGGGCTCGTGGGCGGGCGCGATGGGCCAGACCCAGTTCATGCCCTCGAGCTACCTGGCCCACGCGCAAGACTTCGACGGCGACGGCCGCCGCGATATCTGGAAGGCGCTGCCAGACGTGTTCGCCTCGATTGCCAGCTACATGAAGGCCTACGGCTGGACCGAGCGGCAGGCGTGGGGCCGCGAGGTGAAGCTGCCCGCCGGCGGTGCGGATCGCCTGATCGACACGGTCGGGTTGCGGCAAAGCGGCTGCCGCGCGTCCCGCGAGCTCACCGTGCCGGTGCCCCTGAACCGCTGGCAGCAACTGGGGGTCAGGACGGTGACCGGCGCCGCCCTCCCCAAGGTGGATCGGTCGGCATCGCTGCTGCGCGCCGGGAAGAAGAGCTACCTGGTCTATTCGAACTACGACGTGCTCCTTGGCTACAACTGCGCCCATGCCTACGCGCTGGCCGTGGGCCTGCTCGCGGACC